In Gadus morhua chromosome 5, gadMor3.0, whole genome shotgun sequence, the genomic stretch CTCTCATGAGTCTGCCAAAATGTCAAATGTCAATCATTACAGTTTTGTCTTGGACTTTAAATGAACATCATCTGTCCCTCTGCTTTTCTGTTCACAGGTGTGTTAGACTGTGTGACATTTGTGCCATCCCATCCCATAATACTTCCGGAAAACACCCAGGCGGAGATTAAATGTCAACACGACGACGATGCTCTCGATGTCATGTTATGGTACCAGCGAAGACCAGAGAGCAACAATTTGAGTCTAATAGGCTACAGCTACTTTGGCAACGACCCCAACTACGAAAAAGAGTTCAAAGATCAATTTGAGTTGAAGAGGGAGAGCCGACTGAAAGGAGCGCTGGTACGTCGAAAGGCAGAGGCAAAAGACTCTGGGGAGTATTTCTGCGCTGCCAGTACACAGTGATGTGGTTTGATGTGCGTGCTCACTCGAAACCGATCTGTCCTTTCATCAAAGCTCAAAAAAAAAGCTCAAATCCAAACTGTACGACTCCTTATCTGTTTTGTTCACTGTATCGATTTTCCATTGGCCACTTCTGTCTCTTTAAAATCAAAATATGACTTTGAATACTGTTGTCTTTGACTACTAAGAAGAAATGCAAGGATCAAGTCAATATAAATAATTTATACGCCTACACCCTGATTGATTGAGTCTgctatgtacacatcattctgGTCAGAACAAGCGTCTTTGAGCAAGGCAGGTTTCAGTACATGTGATGCCGgtcgagggaggaggagactagaGCAGGGCCAAAGAGTAGAAAGATCGACTTTCTTTCAAGCCCCTGTTTTTGGGCCTAGCGTACCCTGGTGAAACATAGCATAGCATGTTCAGTGACACTGAGGATTATGAACGTTATATGACAAGAGTTGAACTTCATAGAATATTGTCTTTTAAGATCTCTTGAAGGACTTTGCAGTATGTTTCAATTTATATGCAGCCTTGGGATTCTTGTTTTCTGTTTTACACGTAAGACTTATTTCGATATACAATAATTTATCTCAAATCAATTAAAGCAAAGAAATTTTGAAGTTTGCGTTTTACTTATTTAAATTTGTTAGCTAATAAAATAACTAACAATTACAATTTTCCTTTCGCAGATGAAGTTCACAGTGTTATCTTTCAGCAATCATCCGCTAAAATAGTCAGAAAAGGTGCCAAAGGGATCCAGATTGACTGCAGCCATGACGAGAGCAGTTATCTATTAATGTACTGGTACCAACGCAAAGACGACAGCCCGTCCCTGACCCTCATTGGGTTTGGTTACGAGTCGTCCACTCAGACCTACGAGGATCGGTTTGAAGAGCAGTTCAAGATTACAAGAGAAAGCGTCCTTCAAGGAACGCTAGTTCTTACAGAGGCAGCGGAGTCCGACTCGGCAGTGTATTTCTGCGCTGCCAGTACACGGTGATGTGGTTTGATACAGCTCCCTTGCCAAAACACCCTGAGAAATTAAAATGCAGCCTGACTGCTCTTTCCCCTTTGATGATGAGCAGTACTAGGGAGGGTGTGTCTTATTCTCCATGAAAACAACTTGTTCTGTAGGAGGGTCTGTGTGTCGTCTGAAAACAATTTGGAGGAGAGGATGTCTTTTGGAGGAGAGGACCCCTACTTCTGCACCCCAGGGAGGTGGGTTTACCTCTGGTTCCTGTGTCATCATGGTCTTGGGCTTTGGTCCTGATGTTGGCTTCTGGTTTTGGACTGGTTCTCTGCTCCTGGTCTGGTCTTTGTGGGGTTTCTGCACGGTGCcatttgtctttgtttcttCCCTGTGTTGAGATCCATGGATCTGGTGTTGGGTCTCGGGTGACagccagggctgtagtggagggtaaacgcacgtaaacgccgtttacgcacctctggaatttaggaaatagcgtttacgcacctctaaatagcgtttacgcacctcaaagttccctgtgccttgtattctgccgttggaataatcggaaataaattcagcatcattttaaaacacctaagacaaggtttcatattgttgaacaaataaacgctgtaatctgaatcattttcatctgcgctgtaggcctatgctattatggtctgtgaccctccaatcagtgccttgcggctgcggcagcgacaccaatcaggatccaggaaaatatgtaaacaggaagtatctaaacacatggccctacgcgttgtggattatcatgcctgccAGTGCCTACCTGccattaattagccatggatatcaggcgatttttgaagagaccttcgagtgctcccactccaacagatgcccgaaaaaggcctcaagtacaaagtaagactgaagatgatcaattcacagttgttgtttttgtgattttataaatcaattttacttgacgaactattaagtgactacgagcattcagattggccaatgcgtagtcatgctatccgtgtactgcccacgtcaaaatgagtgaaagtcagtcagagttttactatccatattaaactccggtttcggcgtatcaacttcgctatagcttggtcgctatgttaaagcctcaatttggagatgcgaggttggcggttgcagccgtggactccgcggctgaaccgtggatcgggcggatgacgcgacaaaaaaatatattttaattaaattcgggcggttggcggttaaaccaataaaaataaaaatatttataaatatttgtattttatatattataaatatttttattttattatttattttctttaacattattttcccagcaaactggcctgttccctagaggattAGTATTGGGAATccaagttgaaacaacttgcccaaaggttcagacttgatgaaattcttgaaggctatagggattttaaggataactcaagcatcattccagaaaaccttgcaccactcctgaatatcgaccatctcattccagttagcactgctgagtgtgagagggggttcagcttaatgaacatcatagtgtgccccctgagatgcagtctgcacttggtcacagtttcgtccttgatgtttattcaactgaatggcccaccactcagccaccacaaagttcaatccaacacgtatgtgaagtcctggctggtgaagcacaggggagccatgaactccagaacacgcccctgcaaggcaggacctgacgtggaggacaaggaggccctctgggtactactgtgaaaagcatgcatactaatacacacacatacacacatgccatagatagatagttcttaatctacacatacttttctttactgttgaaatttgaataacttgaataaactacaaacacattcattgactgtcattgattgatttaatatgactttaattgataacataatggaatatagccaggctagccttacagagtcgcaacactttgcgttgcgttgcaTTGTGTCGAGttcggtctgatcaaaaaaatcatagtttacccacctctaatttgaccactacagccctggtgaCAGCCGTGGTAGGCTGGTGGTCCAGGGTCATCTCTCTGAACTTTGACCCTTCCTCTAGCCCCCTCCTAACTCCTTACCATAACCCCTCTACCCCCATATGCTAAGGAGCCTGCCTCGCTCAATTTATGTCCCATTTATTATGAACCTATCAGACGAAACAAGTCTAGCAACAAATCGAAACCAAATAGAATTTGAAATGTTACACACTTTTACACTTGGAAATATTGCTTTCAATCTCAAAGAAGGCCAATAGCCATATCCCTCAGGGGCGTAGCCAGGGTTAGAAATATAGTGAGGTCCTGGCTTCATTTGCAGGGGTTCAGttatgtggagggggggggggggcacgcacaagcacaaacaaatgTCACACATGGCGGACACAAAGTGACAAGTCTCAACAGAATTAAGCATTTTCTCACGTCATGTCGGAGAAGTTCTCAACCGCTGATTTTGTATACAGCTGTACTTTAATTTTTACGTCTAACGAATTGCGGTGAGCTCATAGCTGGCTACGGTCATGGACGTGAGATGACCAGGGTGAGAACCCCTGGTCTGAAGGAGTATTTCCTACAGCCTCAGTGGTGGCGGTCGTGCCTCATATGTTGAACCGAGTAAGGTGTGGCCACACTCTGCTGCCGTCAGCCATATCGGCAGCATGCTAGTCACAGCTCTTCATCTGTTCAGTTTATTCTTTTTAGGTGAGTTTTGTCATTGAAGGGCAGGGCTCATGGATAGACATCATAATGGAGAATTACATTGAATGTTTTTGTTATTAAATACTTTCTTACTCACCCTCAATAGTACATAGGAGACACAGGCTTGTACTGGATTCCatccttttttgtgtgtgaatgaataacAAACGAGAGAGCCCCTTCTTGACCAATGCAGGTCTGGCTGCCGTCCCGGTGCCCGTTCAACCCGGGGATCTGACCCTCCAGCCGGGCGCTGCCATCACGCTCACCTGCAGTCTGGCGTCCGACATGTCGAGCTACACCATGCTCTGGTACCGACAGCACGTCTACGGTGATCCCATCGAGTTCATCATCCAAGAATACGACACCAGTCGGGGTCGCTTCAAAGCCACTCTGGACACAAACCAGAACCGCTTCTCGCTGGGAATAAGCGAGTTGCAGGTGAACGACAGCGGGACGTTCTACTGCGCAGCCTATCACCGCGACACGCCTGGGTGCAGCAGGCGTACACATACCGTCGCTGGGCTGCGTTCATAGCGCTGTGGAGGAGCGGGTATCACAGATGTCGAGGGCGCCGGGAGACCTCGTGGTTTTGATAGAAGTCGAGATAGCCAACTGTCAGGCCGATTGGTGAATATGCAATGCAAGCGTTCTCATAACAGTGCAgttgttatcattatttattattgaagGTTTAGTTAGACATGGACAGTGCAAATTAATAAACATGAAAAATGTACCAGAATTAGCCAAAATGGCTATTTTGCATCTGTTGTCCATGGGCCGATGTTAACAGGCCTAAAGGAATTATAAACACAAGAACTAAAATAACTATACACACATCATACAGGCCGTGGTTGCGATACGAACATTAGCTCTTGACTCTAAGCAACAAGTGAGGAGGACATCCCACTGAAAAGCAAAGAAGACATCATAATCATCAGTGACTTGGCTGACGTCGTCACGTCACTGACAATGTGACAAGAAAACGGACAGACTTAGAACCTACAGGCCTACAACCAAAGAGATAAAGAACAGGCCTTGAGAATATGGTGCCTGTGGCGTTATGTCACGGCCGTCCCCTGGGAAGGTAGCTTAACCCCAGCAGGGGACAAGGCGCACCATGAGTGTAACTCCTTTCGAATACACGGCAACACAGGAACAGTTCTTTTTGGAAAACGGGCGTTTATTGATGCCTTTCTTCTTGCTGTACACACCATCCACGCCGTGAGAACTTAAACACAGTACAATACAGTACGTCAGATAACGGTTTGCATCAATAAACACTAATAAAGAAATgaaattacaaaaatacaatACCTCGTTGGCTGCTTGTAACGAAAAGAGGTTCTAACAGAGGTTTGCTTGAAGTTTCTTATCATACAGTGCATTTAACTTGTAAATCTTTTGAGGAGCTGAAGACAACGTGCTTATGGCTCCAACTTTCTTGCATGTTCTCTCCTCTTATCAGTCCGTGGGGGGCGTAACATTACAACAATTGTTCCGCCTTGCAACACAATTAACAAAATACACATACGTTCTCTCCAGGAGATGAACAATCACACATTTGTAATCATATTTTATAACCTTGCTCATCATGaacttatttattaatatttatttatttacacatatttaaagcatttatataATATGACATGTACCCTATTTAAAGTACTCTTTCAGCAACAGCTACACTCTACACCTGAGATGTGGGATTTCTCCCTTTTATCTTCACCAGTTTTaagtatctgtgtgcgtgtgtgcatgactgtgtgtgtagcctgtgtgtgtgtgtgcgtcctaaACGGCTTCTACTAGCGTTACTattttgtgaataggtctttcTAAATGAATCAGTCTTGTGTGAGGTTTGCCCTTGTCGACAGAAGTCTCACTGAGCACCAGCTTCAGCTTGCGCACTTTGCCATCTCTTCCAGGCTGAGCTTCGATTACTCTTGCGAGCTTCCATTCATTTCTTGGGGCGCACTCGTCCTTGAGGATCACAATGTCGTTCACTTGTGAGTTCCTTGATGGTCCGTGCCATTTCTGAcgttgttgttggttcagcagatATTCTCGCTTCCATCTTTGCCAGAATTCATTCGCCAAGAACTGCACCTTTCTCCATCTCTTGTGCAGATACAGATCCTCTTTACAGAACTGTCCAGGAGGTGGCAGTATGACTGCAGATTTCATGGTGAGAATATGGTTTGGCGTAAGAGGCTCTGGAGCTGTTGGGTCGTGGAGATGTTCAACACTCAAAGGTCGGCTGTTGATAATGGCCATCGTTTCGTACATGAGCGTCTTCAAGCTTGTGGTGTCAAGTCTGTTTGCCCACTTGTCGAACATGGTCGTCAGGATGCTTCTAATTGTTCGAATTTGGCGCTCCCAGACTCCACCCATATGACTTGCTGATGGGATGTTCACAATGAATTCACAACCGATTTCCCTTTGGCGCTCTTGATCCATGCCCTTGAGTAGCTCTGCAAACTCTCTTCTAGCACCCATAAAATTTGTCCCCTGATCACACCTCAGTTGTCGCACAGGGCCTCTGATGGCTATGAGTGTTCTGAGGGCGTTAATGAACGCATCAGTGGTCATGTCGTCTAGGGTCTCTATATGCACTGCTCTAGAGCATAAGCAGGTAAAGATCAACCCATATCGTTTAAgttcttttcttccttctttcaCAAGGAATGGACCAAAGCAGTCGAGTCCGCAGTAGGTAAATGGAGGACTTGTCAGAGTTCTCTCTTCTGGGAGATCTGCCATTTGTTGAACTTCTGTGGTTCTCCTATACTTTCTGCATGGGACGCACTTGTAGATGTGAGAGGAGACGACACTTCCGCATCCAAGAATCCATATGCCATTTGCGCGTATCTCGTTCATTGTCATCCCTCTTCCTTGGTGGTGTACACGTTCATGGTGATACTTGACAATCAGGTCTGACACGTGTGCTTTCCGTGGCAGTATTGCTGGATGCTTCACATCGTGGTGCAGAGCTGACTGAGACAACCGTCCTCCCACCCTGAGGATATCATTCACATCAAGGTAGGCGTTCAGTCGGTAGAGCTTGTTGCGCTTGCAGAGTTTTTCAGCTCCGTTGCATTTGATTTTCTTTAGTTCATCAGCAAAGGCTTCCTCTTGTGTAAGCTTGATGATGAACAGCTCTGCTTCGCGTCTCTCTTCCAGGTTTGTAGTTTCGCCGGTCCCTACTTGACCTCCACTACGTTTCCTGATGTATTTCTTTAGTCTAGCGACAGCCTTCACAGCTCTTGACCAGTCTGAGAACTTACTTAGATGGCTGAGCAATGGGTTTTTGATTTCGACTTTGACAGTATGAACATAGGCTTTCCGCAGTTCTGGGTCAGCATCATCCATTTCTACTATTGGTTCTTTAATTGACAGATTGGGTTGCCAAAGGAAGTCTGGTCCCTTCAACCAACAAGAGTCCTTCAATTGGGCTGCACTGGCTCCTCTAGACGCCAGGTCTGCTGGGTTGTCTTCGGAGCTGACATGGTGCCATTGTGCAGAGTCGGTACTTGATTTGATTCGCTGTATGCGGTTCGCAACGAATGTATGGAATCTCTTGGCATCATTATTCACATAGCCTAGTACTACCTTTGAATCAGTCCAGTAGTACTCTGGCAGAGCTTCTATTTCCAGCTCTCCTCTGATGGAGTCACCACTGCGCACAGAGGTGACTGCAGATGATAGTTCAAGTCTTGGGATTGTGGTCAGTTTCGTGGGGGCGACCCTCGACTTTCCCATGATGAGTGAACAGCTGACCTGTCAGGTTTCACTTGTGACTCGAAGGTACGAGCAGGCACCGTAGCCTATGCAACTTGCGTCTGAAAAGTTGTGTAGTTCATACTTTGAAGTCTTCCCGAATTCTTCAGGTGAGTAACTTCTTGGGATTTTCAAAGATGCCAGCTCAGGTAAGTCTCTCAGCCATGACTCCCACCGTGGGCGAACGTGTTCTGGAAGCGCTTCGTCCCAGGTTACCTTCTCGCTGCACAGTGTTTGAAGAATCTGCTTACCGAGCAGTATGAATGGCGCCACAAAGCCAAGTGGGTCGAAGACAGAGGCGATAGTTGAGAGCACTCCTCTTCTAGTGAGTGGTTTGTCCTTCACGATGATTCTGAATTGGAACTCGTCTGCTTCAACACACCACTGGACACCGAGGGCTCGTTCGATGTGTTCTCCTAGTGCTATGTCTTGATCCTTGACTTGAGTACATTCTGTTGGTGGCACTGAGTTGATCACATCCTTACTGTTTGACACAAACTTGTGTAGTCTCAAGTTTCCCGTTCTGCATAGGGCTCTTGATTCTTTGATCAGGCTGATTGCCTCTGTGGTTGTGGAAACACTTGTTAGGCCATCATCAACGTAAAAACTTCTCTGGATGAACCTTATCGCCTCTTCATTGTAGTGGCCGCGGCCTTGTGCGGCAAGGTGCTTGAGGGCAAAGTTGGAGCAGCCGGGTGATGAAGCTGCCCCAAACAAGTGCACGCGCATCCTGTACACCGAGGGTTTAGAGTTCATATCGCCTTTGTCCCACCAGAGGAACCTCAAGTAGTCCTGGTGTTCTCTTGCCACGTGGAATTGATGAAACATCTTCTCAATGTCACACATTATGGCGATTGGGCCCTTCCTGAATCGGATCAGCACACCGACCAAAGTGTTCGTCAGGTCTGGTCCAGTTAAGAGGTGATCATTGAGCGATGTATCTTGGAAACGTGCAGAACAGTCGAAGACTACGCGTATCTTCCCTGGTTTGTGAGGGTGGTAGACTCCGTGGTGCGGAATATACCATGCTGGTTGCTTGTGGAGTTCAGACTCTGGGACTTTGACAGCGTCTCCACGAGCAATGATGTCATTCATGAATAGAACATAGTCATTGTAGTATTGTTCGTTCTTTCTTAGTCGTCTCTCCAGTGCTGCTAATCTGTTAACTGCACATCTTTCGTTACTTGGCAGACTGGGTTTCTCTTTCTTGAACGGAAGTGGTAGTTCATAGTGCCCATCTTCTTTTTGTCTTATCCCCTCTTTCACTCTTGACATGAAGAGAAGATCGTCTTGAGAGACTGGATTGTCGTCTGTTGACTGGTCTGTGAAATCCATTTCAAGTGCCTTGATGATTTCAGACGGATTCAGCTCTTTGACCTGATTTCTGCAGACGAAGTGTACTTCTTCTTTGAGCCGACTTAGAGGTTGTGCAGCAGGAGTCACTTGTCGTACAATGACCCTATGGCTCAGACCTATTGCATCTTCATACTCAGTAGCTGGCTTGGAACAGCCTACAATGCTCCATCCAAGGTCGGTCCGTTGACCATATGGATGGCCTTCTTCTCCGCATAGGATTTCTCTGGGAAGAAGAGCTTGATGGCAGTTGTAGCCTATAAGTAGGCCGACTTGGCAGTCCAATGGTGGAGGAATCTTGTCGACCAATGGTTCAAGATGAGGCCATTTTTTAGCTGTCTCTGAGGTGGGAATGTGCGACCTCTCAGCAGGAATGAACTCGCGTGAAAAGAGAGGTGGTAGTGAAATCATTTTGTCAATGTTGTAGCCTCTCACGTGAAGGTTGTACAGTTTTTGACAGGGTATGACTGTAGAAACTGAAGACATTGTGGAAAGCCGCAGACAGACATTCTCTTTCTTCGTGTTGAGCTCTTGAGCAACTTGGTCAAGGATGAATGTCGTGTCACTCTGCGTATCCAGCAATGCATATGTTAAGATCTCATGGTCAGGCTGTTTTGTGGAGGACACCCAGACTGGTACTATTGAGGATGTGTGTGAGCCTTGATTGCCTTGGGCAACTCTATTGGTGGTTGCAGTGGCAGTTGCAGGGGTTTGCTCTGTTCCTCTGGCTTTATTTGAGTCGCTCTCCACTTTCTTTGCTTGAGAACTCTTTTGGAAGTTGTCGTCATGCAAGCATGTTGGATGTCTTCGTCGACATGTATCACACTTGCTCTTATCCTCACAATTTCTGGAGTGGTGACCGGTCTTTAGACAGCCGAAGCAAAGTTTTTCTTCTTGTACAAATTTGATGCGATCTGGGACTGTCTTTTCGACAAACTTAAAACACTTCTCCAGCCGGTGTCCAGACTTCTTGCAGAAGACACAAGAGACAGTGTTCTGTGTTGTATTTGTCGACAATGTTTTTGCCTTTATGGTTTCAGTCCTTGTCTGCCTTGGTTTCTCATTCTGTGTATTCTTGAGTGCTTGGACAGAGGATATTGGGTCACACGCCAGATCCGCTTCCTTTGATAAGAAGTTCACCAACTCTTTGAAAGGAGGATATTCAGCTTTTGCTTGTCTTGCTTCCATTGCTTTACGATTCCATCTCGACACAAGCCAGTCTGGGAGCTTTGACAAGATCTTCTGACTTTCAGTGCAGTCATTGAGAATCTCTAGCGTCTTAATATGAGGTATTGCGGCCTCACAGCTCTGGAGGAAATCTGCAAGTTCTCTGAGTTCGCATCCGTCTTTATAGTTTACCTTTGGCCACGCATGCAGCTTGTCTCTGAAGGACTTCCCGATTACGAAAGGGTCTCCAAAGCGCTTCTCTAGCAGCTTCCATGCAGTGTCGTACGCTGCCTCTGTGCCGATCAGGAAGAGTCCCTCGACAGCTTTCTTCGCAGCACCGCTTAGATACTTTCTCAAGTAGTAGAGTTTCTCATTTTTTGGAATGCCTTTTCGGTCAATTAGTATTTGAAATGATAATTTCCAGTCGTTGTACTTTATGGGATCTCCCGTGTATACTGTAGGTTCAGGTGTTGGGAGACGATTAGCACTCATGGCTTCAGCGAGAGCAGTTGCTAGATCAGGACCTTGTGCCTGCCCTTTTGGTGAGACTTGTGCGACTAATTGAACGTCGGGATGATAATGACTTTGTACTTGAGCTTGTTGAGGAATGAATGCAGGACTTGATGCTTTGTGGGTTTGTAACTTATATGGCAATTTGACATCATGTGGTAGACTAACTACTTCGGACTTGTCACTGAGTTCATCGTACACCTTGACTCGGGCCTTGGCTGCATTCAGCTTTTTTACTTCTTCTAAGCGCTCAAGCTTTCGGAGCTGATTTTGTATTGCCTGTTGTCTGGCTAGCGATTCAGCCTCCAGTCTTTGAAGTTCAGTGACTTCCTTGTCCTGCTCCTCTAGCACTGACAAAACTTCTTTGGCAgcagctgcttctgctacagccTCATCTCTCTTGACTGAATGATTGCTCGAATGAGTGTTGTGTTCTGAACGGAGGTATAGAGACTTTAATGATGGACTTGATGAATTGAGAATGGAGCCGACGTCTGGCCATTGTTCCTCATTCAATGCAGCGTCACCATCAATGAGTTGTTGTGCTCTTTTAATCATGAATTCGGACATAGCTACACATGCATCCACTTTGCGTCGCACGTCTGCATCAGGAGCTTGTATTTGACGGAGTTCTTCATATGTTGTCTTAACATCTGTGCATGTGGATTGTAGATCGTCAATCAACTTGTTTAATTCTTCATCTGAGATTTCATCACTCAACCATTCTTTAGCTAGCTTCGCATTACACTTCCATTTCTCATAGGCAAGTCTGTATCTGCGATGTACGCCTTTTGAATTTTCTTCTTGGAGCTCTTTCCCCTTTTCCGTCAAGGTTCGAGTTCTTTTGCTTCTTCGCACAGTGTCTTCTCCTTCTACAGCTTGGGCATCAACCTCGGGCTGAGctagtgagtctgtgtgttgttCAGTAATATGTGAGCTTGTGATCTGTTCTATAATATCTGTGTTTGGTTCTGTAACATTTATGTTTGAATCTGTAACCTTTGTGCTTGAATCAGACATATTGAAATAATGAGGCTTGTCAATTGACAATGTGTTGAGAAGATTAATTAAACtaatttggaagtagttttatATGAGTTGAAAATACCTAGTCACTTAAATTAGGCCTATTTAGCCTAGGCTATGTTTTACTTGAACAGCCTACTGTTTACTTGTTAATTCTGCAAATGCTTCCTAAAGGTTTGTGCAGAAAGCTCTTAATAAAGAGGAAGTTACTTGGGCCTATTTTGATTATTACTTAATTTGGGGTTTATATGTACATTGAGTCTCCCATAGACTTATAAATTCAACTTAAAATGCCCTTTGCTTAGTaaacagaaaatgtataaatctTGACCAAACTCAAAGATGCCTTATTAAGCTGGCTTAATTAACAGAAATATGCCAATCTTGCTTTAACTTAAGAATGCCTTTTACACCTGGCAGAATGAACTGAAATTACAAAATCTTTCTTTTGAATTATGCTGTTGCACCGTTTGAAACTAAAAGCCTTCTTGGTCTGCAGTTGGACTAATTTGCAGTTAAACACATACAGTTCGACAATATCAGCAAATGAACATAATACTAGTTTGAAACCTTCATACTAGGCACCGTTTGCAAAGTGATAACCTGAGTCCTTGTGAATTCCAGAAACTTCTTCTCCCACCACTTGGCTTTGGCGGGGCTTCTTTGTCCTGGAAATCGACTTGATTGACAGGCAGGCTAATCTTCGTCTTCGAGATGCGCTAGCATGAATGGAAACTTAGCTATCAATGTTCGTTGAACTTGCTTCTATCGTCTTCTTCCACCATATGGTCCCGTGTCTCTCCTACCCGCGAAGGCAGTCGAGTTCTCACTGTAACTCCTTTCGAATACACGGCAACACAGGAACAGTTCTTTTTGGAAAACGGGCGTTTATTGATGCCTTTCTTCTTGCTGTACACACCATCCACGCCGTGAGAACTTAAACACAGTACAATACAGTACGTCAGATAACGGTTTGCATCAATAAACACTAATAAAGAAATgaaattacaaaaatacaatACCTCGTTGGCTGCTTGTAACGAAAAGAGGTTCTAACAGAGGTTTGCTTGAAGTTTCTTATCATACAGTGCATTTAACTTGTAAATCTTTTGAGGAGCTGAAGACAACGTGCTTATGGCTCCAACTTTCTTGCATGTTCTCTCCTCTTATCAGTCCGTGGGGGGCGTAACATTACAACAATTGTTCCGCCTTGCAACACAATTAACAAAATACACATACGTTCTCTCCAGGAGATGAACAATCACACATTTGTAATCATATTTTATAACCTTGCTCATCATGaacttatttattaatatttatttatttacacatatttaaagcatttatataATATGACATGTACCCTATTTAAAGTACTCTTTCAGCAACAGCTACAATGAGGATTAGGATGACTCAAATGATGGCTCCACCACCGCTAGGCCACCATGAGGGAATGAACCCAGTGGTGGGGAGATAATGAGGTTACACTGTTACAAAAGGTCTGTGCTTTTCTGACAATAAACTGTTAACAATATAAAATGTgttggatagatagataaatagatagatttatctatctatttcATTTTCTATCTACACTCCAGAATAAATGTACAATCTCCACCAGGTCACCCTAAAACGCAGCAGAATGAACATCTACGATATTACAATTTTTACTCTGCTCCgctctttttttattcttcCTATGCCTCTGTAGCTTCCTTGGGGCTAGGCCCCCCACTCATATACTTTATCCTGGCATTCTGTCCCCACAAGGAAGAATTGCTGTTGGAATAA encodes the following:
- the LOC115544052 gene encoding uncharacterized protein LOC115544052; translated protein: MSDSSTKVTDSNINVTEPNTDIIEQITSSHITEQHTDSLAQPEVDAQAVEGEDTVRRSKRTRTLTEKGKELQEENSKGVHRRYRLAYEKWKCNAKLAKEWLSDEISDEELNKLIDDLQSTCTDVKTTYEELRQIQAPDADVRRKVDACVAMSEFMIKRAQQLIDGDAALNEEQWPDVGSILNSSSPSLKSLYLRSEHNTHSSNHSVKRDEAVAEAAAAKEVLSVLEEQDKEVTELQRLEAESLARQQAIQNQLRKLERLEEVKKLNAAKARVKVYDELSDKSEVVSLPHDVKLPYKLQTHKASSPAFIPQQAQVQSHYHPDVQLVAQVSPKGQAQGPDLATALAEAMSANRLPTPEPTVYTGDPIKYNDWKLSFQILIDRKGIPKNEKLYYLRKYLSGAAKKAVEGLFLIGTEAAYDTAWKLLEKRFGDPFVIGKSFRDKLHAWPKVNYKDGCELRELADFLQSCEAAIPHIKTLEILNDCTESQKILSKLPDWLVSRWNRKAMEARQAKAEYPPFKELVNFLSKEADLACDPISSVQALKNTQNEKPRQTRTETIKAKTLSTNTTQNTVSCVFCKKSGHRLEKCFKFVEKTVPDRIKFVQEEKLCFGCLKTGHHSRNCEDKSKCDTCRRRHPTCLHDDNFQKSSQAKKVESDSNKARGTEQTPATATATTNRVAQGNQGSHTSSIVPVWVSSTKQPDHEILTYALLDTQSDTTFILDQVAQELNTKKENVCLRLSTMSSVSTVIPCQKLYNLHVRGYNIDKMISLPPLFSREFIPAERSHIPTSETAKKWPHLEPLVDKIPPPLDCQVGLLIGYNCHQALLPREILCGEEGHPYGQRTDLGWSIVGCSKPATEYEDAIGLSHRVIVRQVTPAAQPLSRLKEEVHFVCRNQVKELNPSEIIKALEMDFTDQSTDDNPVSQDDLLFMSRVKEGIRQKEDGHYELPLPFKKEKPSLPSNERCAVNRLAALERRLRKNEQYYNDYVLFMNDIIARGDAVKVPESELHKQPAWYIPHHGVYHPHKPGKIRVVFDCSARFQDTSLNDHLLTGPDLTNTLVGVLIRFRKGPIAIMCDIEKMFHQFHVAREHQDYLRFLWWDKGDMNSKPSVYRMRVHLFGAASSPGCSNFALKHLAAQGRGHYNEEAIRFIQRSFYVDDGLTSVSTTTEAISLIKESRALCRTGNLRLHKFVSNSKDVINSVPPTECTQVKDQDIALGEHIERALGVQWCVEADEFQFRIIVKDKPLTRRGVLSTIASVFDPLGFVAPFILLGKQILQTLCSEKVTWDEALPEHVRPRWESWLRDLPELASLKIPRSYSPEEFGKTSKYELHNFSDASCIGYGACSYLRVTSET